In the genome of Hevea brasiliensis isolate MT/VB/25A 57/8 chromosome 14, ASM3005281v1, whole genome shotgun sequence, the window TAATTGGCGCACATGGCatacaattttatatatattattatcagAAAAGATATTTTGTTGGATGAAATAGCATTACAAGGTAGAGGTGAACATTGACTATCCGaactgaatttttaattaattaaattattaaataatttttaaaatattaatttataatttttttattttaaaaaaattataaatataaattaatattaataagagaataattataatttaaaatattattataaaatcataaaaataataattttaaatcaaatatattaataaaattataattaatatattaattgataaaaaattaattattttaattaattcaattattaaattaaaaaaatcaataataaaaaatataaaatttatgtaaatactatttaaaaattaaattaaattaaattaaatcttatcaaaataattaataaattttaattattcaattataaCCAACTTCTGACAACAATGATCTCCCAACCCTAATAATTATGGGACCCTAGATAGAAATGGGTAGGACCTGCGACACAGAGCTTCACTGTCGCCGGTGCCAACTTCACTTTCACCAGTAAATTCTTCACTAGTCTTCCATGGGAATTTAGCATGATAGCTTAAATATTAAACATGCAGAGGAAGAACATCAACATCAGAGGGAGATCAAAACACCTCACTCAAACACAAATGTCGTCCTTGCTCAACACATGCACGCCTAGAAGAAATGGAGAAAATATAGGAAACCAAAGTAAAACCTAGGACTAGGGCCAGTGCCAGGTGAATCTGGGAAAAGGCATGGCAATGATGACCAGATTGGTACCCACCTTTAAAACTGTTATCCAATACCTACTTTGAGAAGCTACATAGCAAGCAACAAGGGAAGCCACCTTCAACAAACAGCGCTTCCTCACAACAAACATACAAAACTCGATCCAAAAGAGGGATACTAGGACTCCAGAACTTGAGATTGAGATAAAGTaacaagaaaagaaagagaacaaCTAATTATCGTCCTTACCCTAACATTGCTAGAGTACAAAAGCTTTTTCTCTTTATCTTTTATTAAAAAATCTAAACGTGGCACTagacttttaattttaatttaaaactataaGTATTAtacttatatattataaataaaaatattatttaccaataattattaaaatatttagtcaattcaattaaaatttattaattacttattataatatattaaataaaatataatttaataataaaaaatatttaattttaaatctaaTTATGAAAGAAGATAATAGTAACatcaattaagaaaaataaatgattaatCCATCTAAAGATAGCttaacattatttttatattaataagttcagtttataaaaataatgtatatgcacataattttaaaatatttaaaaattcataaaaacataaattaaatatattataaattctatcaaaaattaaaagaaaaaaaaaattcaattatttattacttataaattaaatttacatatttaatatattaacaaTTCTAGGTGGATATTACATAAAAAACTCTAAATCGATAATACTAAAAAAgtctataaataattttttaataatattataaaaaatgataatgttaattaaaataataatttattttttttatatttttattgtaatgaaATGGAAGTTtggtattttattatataatattaatttataaaataaaatattttatcataaaataaagtattttttaaattaatttaaaaaataatatttaatataaattaaataaataatacaaaaataatatCTTTTATTAAAAATAGTAAAAAGTGTTTCTCATTTAATATAAGTACAGCTTTAAAAAAATATGAAAGCCcaacaaatgttttttttttcaaactgctgcataatttttttttaaaatatatgtaaagaaaattaataaaaaaatctgtaaaaaaaaaattaatatcattTGTTTGTCCCTACATATCAAATGActctgttttatatatatatatatatatatatatatatatatattaaaatataaagtgaaaaaaaaaaaaaaaaaggaaaggaggGTAAAAGAGACCATTTACTTATTCTTAAAACAGTAAAAAGTGCACATCTTTcagtgataataataataataataataataataataataataatgccaaGCCAATTGACATATCACATCAATGAATCAAAGCAATAAAGGCTGCTATGGCCTTTATTGCTACTCTATCTACTCTCAGCATTGGCCTTTGGGACAACCTCACCGCCTGCTATGGCTGCTCTGCTACAGTTCTTAACAAGCAGCTCCACATGTTTAGCTCCTCTAAAATGGCTGATTCTTTCAGCACTTTTTGCAAATGTTGCCTTTTCCGGCCAAATTGTGAAGCATCTTCCTGGTTTTCATGGTGAACTTCCATTTAAGCTTGAAACAGGGTATactatatcttttttttttttctaccccCTTTTCTCTTGGTCATTCTTGAATAATTGCTTGCATTTGTGTGCTAATAAGTTTGTTTTGATGCAATGAAGGTATGTAAGTGTCGGTGATTCTGAGCTATTTTACTATTTCATTGAATCTCAAGGGGATCCTGAGAAGGACCCTCTGTTTCTCTGGCTAACTGGCGGACCTGGTTGTTCTTCCTTCGGTGGATTAATCTTTGAAATCGGTACTTAATCTCTCCTCCATCTCAAATAATATTATAGATGACGACTCTGTCTTTGCCCATGTTTACCTTTCATTCCTGTCCTCATatggaaatttaagttttatatggtaaattattatttaatccctAAATTATAGCTTAATTAATGATTTGATCATCATATTTTTAGGATTATGTTTTTTAGTCCTAATATTTGATTCACTTAACACACATGCAACGAGTTATTATTCATTAAATGttaaaatgacatatttttttttaattgtagttttaaaaattttaaaacaattaatgattttctatttcatttttaattttttgtttaatttgtataaaaaaatttaataatttactaaCATCATTTTTACAaaacataataaattttaattcaacaaacaaaaaatgaaaattaaggtATGAATTTTTCcataataaatcaaaatattttGACGGGATTTGTCttcaattatatttaataaataatatttaatggtGCATTTGATTAGCTTGGGAAAAACTTTTTTCCTTGCTTTTCTATTGTGAAAGTAATTTGTGAAAAATATAATTAACTTTtataattgctattaattttttcaccaaatttatatattttctaatagttattttctttttctaatatgcatctataaaaaaaaattgataactagaaattctTTTTTTAAAAAGCAAAATGAAGGGTTGGTCGAGTGGTAATGCGCACTTGTGCCTTACTCTTGAATGCTAGTGGATTGACATTCATGAGAGAGTTTTAATATAATCACACCTCAATTTGAATGGATTAGTCTTCCGTCCAATTGTAAGGTAAAATGAGAATatctaaatatttaaaaaaaaaaaaaagctttaattAATTGTTCAATATTTTTGAGTAGGTCCATTGGAGTTTGACGTAGACAATTACAAGGTGGGATTGCCAGAATTGAAGTACTGCCCATATGCGTGGACAAAGGTAGAATTACCATACCCATTTTTCTTGTCTAGTTTACCATCAACATGACATAATATCCCATGAAtgacacaatatatatatatatatatatatatatatatatatatatatatatatatatatatatattgagattCACCTATTAAAATATACGAATCTCATAGCTCATTATAAATTAGGCTTAGGCAATACTTTTTCTACTTTATACAAGAAAATTCTTTAGATAAATCCAGTTCATATATATCAAATAAGTGAAATTCACATATTTATaactttatatataataaatcagGTCTATCTAACATTTTATGATTCAGCACTTTTGTTTTCTTCCCTTATTGTTATGCTGaccaaatttaattgatgaaTCCTCATAATTCTTCAGTCAGCCAGCTTTATATTTTTAGATGCACCAGTTGGCTCTGGTTTCTCTTATGCTAGGACTCCAGAAGGATGGCATATCTCAGACTCTGAGTCAGCAGAGCAGTCTTATCAATTCCTTAAGAAGGTTAGAAAATTTTGCTCGAAATTTGACAGCTGAAAAGGTAATGTAGAAGTTCAATTCATAAGGTTCCAAACAAATAATCACATTAGTAGTGATTGTCGAAGATAGGTACAAAACGTATTTTTCAACTTCAATATATAAACTTGAGCTTTTAGATTAAGTGACTTGTGTGAGAGTTTAACAAAAATACTGAAATTTCCAAGTTATGTTAATTGCAGTGGTTGTTAGAACACCCTCAGTATCTGCTACTTCAGCTCTATATTGGTGGTGATTCTTACTCGGGCATTCCTGTTCCACTGATCACAAAAAAAGTGATAGAGGGTATGTATAATGTTCATGTTTGAGCATATGTTATTAATATTCTTGCTGGCCAAGATTGAGTTGTAATTGCTTTGCAGGTAATGAAGCAAGCGTTCTTCCGCATTTGAATCTCCAAGTACATGCATGATCTATTAtaagtttttaattttattattactgTAAGAGCTTAAGGtaataatatgaaattaattttctTCAGGGGTATCTTGTTGGGAGCCCAATGACAGATTTAATTATAGACAGAAATTCGAGAATAGTATTTGCTCACAGGTTGGCACTTATTTCAGATGAACTCTATGAGGTAACATGATCATGAACTctgccctatatatatatattcatctaGTGAACATTTTCATACTGTTTGGtgtgaaaattttaatttgatgacATTGTTCATGCTTTTTCAGAAACTTAGAAAGAGTTGCAATGAGATGTATGTTGATGTAGATCCATCCAACACAGAATGTGTATCAGCCCTTGCATATTATGAAATGGTAGTTACTAGTTAGAGGATCAATAGAACATTTGATTGCTCTTGGTATAGAGATTGATTTATATTTTCTAAGATTTCAGTGTGTAAAAGATATATATAGCAAACAAGTCTTGGAACCTACCTGTTCATCCTGGAAAGCAAATCCAGAAGCTGGTCGAAGATCTGTAAAAGAAAATCCTACAAACTTCATCCATCCACCACCACCAAGAATTCTAGAATTTCAGTGTCAAGTAAACTGCTTCTCATTAATTATATTGCACTTTCTTTTATTGTATACTTCTCTAGCTTTACAAGTAATCAGCTTCTTTCTGCAGAATTTTGTTTATGAGATGGCCTACTCGTGGGCAAATGATCCTCTAGTCCAAGATGCCTTACACGTTCGAAAGGTTTGAGAACTCTCGGAGTAGTGAATATGATGTTTTAAATTCGAAGCAATGCTGCTGCAGATATTAATTGTGATGTGGTAACAGGGAATAGTATCAGAATGGGTGAGATGCAACAGAAGTTTATCATACGAAAAAAATGTTACAAGTGTTGTTGATGTTCATCGGTATCTCAGTACCAAAGGCTTACAACTTCTTGTTGAGACGTAATGAACCAAGACTTGCACTGTCATGTTAC includes:
- the LOC110637264 gene encoding serine carboxypeptidase-like 18 isoform X1, translated to MAALLQFLTSSSTCLAPLKWLILSALFANVAFSGQIVKHLPGFHGELPFKLETGYVSVGDSELFYYFIESQGDPEKDPLFLWLTGGPGCSSFGGLIFEIGPLEFDVDNYKVGLPELKYCPYAWTKSASFIFLDAPVGSGFSYARTPEGWHISDSESAEQSYQFLKKWLLEHPQYLLLQLYIGGDSYSGIPVPLITKKVIEGNEASVLPHLNLQGYLVGSPMTDLIIDRNSRIVFAHRLALISDELYEKLRKSCNEMYVDVDPSNTECVSALAYYEMCVKDIYSKQVLEPTCSSWKANPEAGRRSVKENPTNFIHPPPPRILEFQCQNFVYEMAYSWANDPLVQDALHVRKGIVSEWVRCNRSLSYEKNVTSVVDVHRYLSTKGLQLLVETGDHDMTTPYVGTEKWIKSLNLTIADDWRPWYIDGQVAGYTRKNSQHGFQLTFATVKGGGHPAPEFKRRECYEMFQRWIHYYPL
- the LOC110637264 gene encoding serine carboxypeptidase-like 18 isoform X2, with translation MAALLQFLTSSSTCLAPLKWLILSALFANVAFSGQIVKHLPGFHGELPFKLETGYVSVGDSELFYYFIESQGDPEKDPLFLWLTGGPGCSSFGGLIFEIGPLEFDVDNYKVGLPELKYCPYAWTKSASFIFLDAPVGSGFSYARTPEGWHISDSESAEQSYQFLKKWLLEHPQYLLLQLYIGGDSYSGIPVPLITKKVIEGNEASVLPHLNLQGYLVGSPMTDLIIDRNSRIVFAHRLALISDELYENFVYEMAYSWANDPLVQDALHVRKGIVSEWVRCNRSLSYEKNVTSVVDVHRYLSTKGLQLLVETGDHDMTTPYVGTEKWIKSLNLTIADDWRPWYIDGQVAGYTRKNSQHGFQLTFATVKGGGHPAPEFKRRECYEMFQRWIHYYPL